The Pseudolabrys sp. FHR47 genome contains a region encoding:
- the cckA gene encoding cell cycle histidine kinase CckA, which produces MNAERPNEPRPAPRDGQGRRQAFDKSQSAPRSGSVGMVLLVAVLLVGAAGGLIYIGPAHAETYILALLSVLGTIGVFALFALASGIMRLSSREQSNPLLKSVVDQGFDGIVVTDQAGRVFYANATYLDLIGAVDDNDVRPVERVFIGDPEVSEAIYRLLKAAREGRRLQEEVRIAGASGEAARWLRLRVRPLGESRRDARFAVWSIADVTRERERQENVFQELQHAIDYLDHAPAGFFSVDAQGDIVYLNATLAAWLDQDLAQVAVDSLKLADIVAGEGAALLTTLNAAPGDVKTEVLDLDLRTRTGRPLPVRLFHKVAYGADGAPGASRTLVLNRGKDSGEDAQRDAEVRFMRFFQNTPMAIATVDRNGRIARTNARFATAFDGMIGENRSILSVVNERDRGALEAAIKRAAGGQGDIPPVDAQLAGSNERWANFFVLAVEDKDSEGEAAIVYALETTAQRTLENKVYQQQKMESVGQLAGGIAHDFNNVLSAIMMATDFLLNAHKPTDPSFQDIIQIKQNANRAAALVRQLLAFSRKQTLRPQVLDLGEVLGDLGMLLKRLIGEKVTFAGVKHGRDLWPVKADLSQFEQVIVNLAVNARDAMPDGGTLSIRTTNVASAECAQFGHKGMPAADYVLVEVSDTGTGIPQDIIDKIFEPFFSTKEVGKGTGLGLSTVYGIVKQTGGFVYVDSAPGRTTFRIFLPRYVPAAEDKPAVGAPSIAPALDAAKSLEATKAAAETMAKQAQASADLTGQGVILLVEDEEGLRALNARGLTSRGYTVLEAGNGIEAMEVMEREGHVDLVVSDVVMPEMDGPTLLRELRARDPNVKFIFVSGYAEEAFAKNLPQDQQYHFLAKPFTLKQLVAEVKSTLTGG; this is translated from the coding sequence ATGAACGCCGAGCGACCGAACGAGCCTCGCCCCGCCCCACGCGACGGGCAGGGCAGGCGGCAAGCCTTCGACAAGAGCCAGAGCGCGCCGCGTTCGGGCTCGGTCGGTATGGTGCTGCTGGTCGCGGTGCTGTTGGTGGGTGCCGCCGGCGGACTGATTTATATCGGCCCGGCACACGCCGAGACCTACATCCTCGCGCTGCTGTCAGTGCTCGGCACCATCGGCGTGTTTGCGCTGTTCGCGCTTGCCTCCGGGATCATGCGGCTGTCCAGCCGCGAGCAGAGCAACCCTCTTTTAAAGTCCGTGGTCGATCAGGGCTTCGACGGCATCGTCGTCACCGACCAGGCGGGCCGCGTATTCTACGCCAACGCCACTTATCTCGACCTGATCGGGGCCGTCGACGACAACGATGTGCGCCCGGTCGAGCGGGTCTTCATCGGCGATCCGGAAGTGTCCGAGGCGATCTACCGTCTGCTCAAGGCCGCCCGCGAGGGCCGTCGCCTTCAGGAGGAAGTTCGCATAGCCGGTGCCTCCGGCGAGGCGGCGCGTTGGTTGAGGCTGCGCGTGCGCCCCCTCGGCGAGTCGCGGCGCGATGCCCGATTTGCGGTCTGGTCGATCGCCGACGTCACGCGTGAGCGAGAGCGTCAGGAAAATGTTTTCCAGGAACTGCAGCACGCCATCGATTATCTCGACCACGCGCCGGCCGGGTTTTTCTCAGTCGATGCCCAGGGCGACATCGTCTACCTCAATGCCACGCTGGCGGCCTGGCTCGATCAGGATCTGGCGCAGGTCGCGGTCGACTCGCTCAAGCTTGCCGACATCGTGGCGGGCGAAGGCGCGGCGCTCCTGACCACGCTCAATGCCGCGCCGGGCGACGTGAAGACCGAGGTGCTCGACCTCGACTTGCGCACGCGCACCGGCCGGCCGCTACCGGTGCGGCTGTTCCACAAGGTCGCTTACGGCGCCGACGGTGCGCCAGGTGCCTCGCGCACTCTGGTGCTCAATCGCGGCAAGGACAGCGGCGAGGACGCGCAACGCGACGCCGAAGTGCGCTTCATGCGCTTCTTCCAGAATACGCCGATGGCGATCGCCACGGTCGACCGCAACGGCCGCATCGCCCGCACCAATGCGCGCTTTGCCACCGCGTTCGACGGCATGATCGGCGAGAACCGTTCGATCCTGTCGGTGGTCAACGAGCGCGACCGCGGCGCGCTCGAAGCGGCGATCAAGCGCGCCGCCGGCGGGCAGGGAGATATCCCGCCTGTCGATGCGCAACTCGCAGGCTCCAACGAGCGCTGGGCCAACTTCTTCGTGCTTGCGGTCGAGGACAAGGATTCCGAAGGCGAGGCGGCCATCGTCTATGCGCTGGAGACGACGGCGCAGCGCACGCTGGAGAACAAGGTTTACCAGCAGCAGAAGATGGAATCGGTCGGCCAGCTCGCCGGCGGCATCGCGCACGACTTCAATAACGTGCTGTCCGCCATCATGATGGCGACCGACTTCCTGCTCAACGCCCACAAGCCGACCGACCCGTCATTCCAGGACATCATCCAGATCAAGCAGAATGCCAACCGTGCCGCGGCGCTGGTACGGCAATTGCTCGCCTTCTCGCGCAAACAGACCTTGCGGCCGCAGGTCCTTGATCTCGGCGAAGTGCTCGGCGATCTCGGCATGCTGTTGAAGCGGCTGATCGGCGAGAAGGTGACATTCGCCGGCGTCAAGCACGGCCGCGATCTGTGGCCGGTGAAGGCCGACCTGTCGCAGTTCGAGCAAGTTATCGTCAATCTCGCGGTCAACGCGCGCGACGCCATGCCGGACGGCGGGACGCTCAGCATCCGCACGACGAATGTTGCGTCGGCCGAATGCGCGCAATTCGGCCACAAGGGCATGCCTGCGGCGGATTACGTGCTGGTCGAGGTCAGCGACACCGGCACCGGCATTCCGCAGGACATCATCGACAAGATTTTCGAGCCGTTCTTCTCGACCAAGGAAGTCGGCAAGGGCACCGGCCTCGGTCTGTCCACGGTCTACGGCATCGTCAAGCAGACCGGCGGTTTCGTCTATGTCGACTCAGCGCCGGGGCGCACCACCTTCCGCATCTTCCTGCCGCGCTATGTTCCGGCGGCCGAGGACAAGCCTGCTGTTGGCGCGCCGTCGATCGCGCCGGCGCTCGATGCGGCGAAGTCGCTCGAGGCCACCAAAGCCGCGGCCGAGACCATGGCGAAACAGGCCCAGGCAAGCGCCGATCTGACCGGACAGGGCGTCATTCTTCTGGTGGAAGACGAGGAGGGCCTGCGTGCGCTCAATGCCCGCGGGCTGACTTCGCGCGGCTACACCGTGCTCGAGGCCGGCAATGGCATCGAGGCGATGGAGGTCATGGAGCGGGAAGGCCACGTCGATCTGGTGGTGTCGGACGTGGTGATGCCGGAAATGGACGGCCCGACGCTGCTGCGCGAATTGCGCGCGCGCGATCCGAACGTGAAGTTCATTTTCGTGTCGGGCTACGCCGAAGAAGCCTTCGCCAAGAACCTGCCGCAGGACCAGCAGTATCACTTCCTCGCGAAGCCCTTCACGCTGAAGCAACTCGTCGCCGAAGTGAAGAGCACGCTCACCGGCGGATGA
- the flhB gene encoding flagellar biosynthesis protein FlhB — MAEEPDLEDKTEDPSQKRLDDAFEKGNVVKSQEVNTWFIIAGATLVLMTFSGGMGKELNATMRGLIANSAIITMDGPSLPRLFEKIGAELLAALAVPFLILMLAALAGNIVQHRFIWSTDSLAPKFSKISPLAGMKRLFSKQSLANLVKGLIKLGIIGAVMVVLLWPDRDRMEGLVTMDPAALLPFTSALSLKVLGAVVALLAIVAAADFLFQYRTWYGKLKMSLQELKEEYKQTQGDPFIKGKLKQIRQMRMKQRMSSAVPKASVIITNPTHYAVALQYERGMDAPVCVAKGVDAMALQIRKIATEHDVPIVENPPLARALHASVEVDQTIPPEHYKAVAEVIGYVMKLRRAIRN; from the coding sequence ATGGCAGAGGAACCCGATCTCGAGGATAAAACAGAAGATCCTTCCCAAAAGCGCTTAGACGATGCGTTCGAGAAGGGTAACGTCGTCAAGAGCCAGGAGGTCAATACCTGGTTCATCATCGCCGGCGCCACTCTGGTGCTGATGACTTTCTCGGGCGGCATGGGGAAGGAGCTCAATGCCACCATGCGCGGCCTGATCGCCAATTCGGCGATCATCACGATGGACGGCCCGTCGCTGCCGCGGCTGTTCGAGAAGATCGGTGCAGAGCTCCTGGCCGCGCTGGCGGTGCCTTTTCTGATCCTGATGCTGGCGGCGCTTGCCGGCAATATCGTGCAGCATCGCTTCATCTGGTCGACGGACTCGCTGGCGCCGAAGTTCTCGAAGATTTCGCCGCTCGCCGGCATGAAGCGGTTGTTCTCCAAGCAGTCGCTGGCCAATCTCGTCAAAGGCCTGATCAAGCTCGGCATCATCGGCGCGGTGATGGTGGTGCTGCTGTGGCCGGACCGCGACCGCATGGAAGGCCTGGTCACCATGGACCCGGCCGCGCTGCTGCCGTTTACGTCGGCGCTCTCGCTCAAGGTTCTCGGCGCCGTGGTCGCTTTGCTGGCCATCGTCGCCGCCGCCGACTTCCTGTTCCAGTACCGCACCTGGTACGGCAAGCTGAAAATGTCGCTGCAGGAGTTGAAGGAAGAATACAAGCAGACCCAGGGCGACCCGTTCATCAAGGGCAAGCTCAAGCAGATCCGGCAGATGCGCATGAAGCAGCGCATGTCGTCGGCGGTGCCGAAGGCGTCGGTGATCATCACCAACCCGACGCACTACGCCGTTGCCCTGCAGTACGAGCGCGGCATGGATGCGCCGGTCTGCGTCGCCAAGGGTGTCGACGCGATGGCCCTGCAAATCCGTAAAATCGCGACAGAGCACGATGTGCCGATCGTCGAGAACCCGCCGCTTGCCCGCGCTTTGCATGCCTCCGTCGAGGTCGATCAGACCATCCCGCCCGAGCACTACAAGGCGGTCGCCGAGGTCATCGGCTATGTCATGAAACTGCGGCGAGCGATCCGTAACTAG
- a CDS encoding TIM44-like domain-containing protein, with product MTRNRWLIALAAIATVFTLAAADYADARAGRGGSFGSRGSNTFSAPPATNTAPRAAQPIQRSQTAQPGAATTGAAGQAARPGLFGGGLLGGLAAGFLGAGLFGMLFGGGFLAGMGSFASILGLILQVVLVIFVARLAFNWWQRRNNPAPAYGAANGPQSANQNNAAFTGLGAGTGGAFGGMFGGAKAAPATQPITIGEQDFNEFERLLSEIQAAYSAEDLNALRANAMPEMVSYFAEEIGENAKQGLVNRITDVKLLQGDLAEAWRENNDEYATVAMRFALTDSVVQRSTGQVVEGGTPGEATELWTFRRSRGAPWMLSAIQQA from the coding sequence ATGACGCGTAACCGCTGGCTGATTGCGCTTGCCGCAATTGCAACTGTCTTCACCTTGGCTGCCGCCGACTATGCCGACGCCCGCGCCGGGCGCGGCGGGTCATTTGGCAGCCGTGGCTCCAACACGTTCTCGGCTCCGCCGGCCACCAACACCGCGCCGCGTGCTGCGCAGCCGATCCAGCGTTCGCAAACCGCGCAGCCAGGTGCCGCGACGACCGGCGCTGCCGGTCAGGCGGCGCGTCCAGGCCTGTTCGGTGGCGGATTGCTCGGCGGTCTGGCCGCCGGCTTCCTCGGGGCCGGCCTGTTCGGCATGCTGTTCGGCGGCGGCTTCCTCGCCGGCATGGGCAGCTTCGCCTCGATCCTCGGCCTGATCCTGCAGGTCGTATTGGTCATCTTCGTCGCCCGTCTGGCCTTCAACTGGTGGCAACGCCGTAACAACCCGGCGCCGGCCTATGGCGCGGCGAACGGCCCGCAGTCCGCGAACCAGAACAACGCGGCCTTCACCGGCCTCGGCGCCGGTACGGGCGGTGCCTTCGGCGGCATGTTCGGTGGTGCAAAGGCGGCGCCGGCGACGCAGCCGATCACCATTGGCGAACAGGACTTCAATGAGTTCGAGCGCCTGTTGTCCGAAATCCAGGCCGCATATTCGGCCGAGGATCTCAACGCGCTGCGCGCCAATGCGATGCCGGAGATGGTGTCGTATTTCGCCGAGGAAATCGGCGAAAACGCCAAGCAAGGCCTGGTCAACCGCATCACTGATGTGAAGCTGTTGCAGGGCGACCTGGCGGAAGCCTGGCGCGAGAACAACGATGAATACGCCACCGTCGCAATGCGCTTTGCGCTGACCGACAGCGTCGTCCAGCGCTCGACAGGTCAGGTCGTCGAGGGCGGTACGCCGGGCGAGGCGACCGAACTGTGGACCTTCCGCCGCTCGCGCGGCGCGCCATGGATGCTGTCGGCGATCCAGCAGGCCTGA
- a CDS encoding diguanylate cyclase, with product MPELTNVLLLAVDALIYFVALAGLLRLRDRIGLGPFFCALGVLHFLETYLASIFYVTLPLGIVTSPGSTVLFTGKLMLLLLLYIREDAAVVRQPIYGLMFGNVLVFVLGFVLRNHGLASMSAGRGADFAFLDQMGGLMVWGTAILFLDCIIIILLYERTRAWFGDRVFSRLLVASAMVLTFDQVAFFLGLSLLTGAGLPVLIGGWIAKMGAVALYSVFGTLYLVYFDRPHGRQAAPRLRDVFDTLTYRERYESLLSRTGCDALTGTLDRHALETYGRRAVDGAAATQRPLSLLLIDLDRLKAVNERFGRAAGDWLLKLTAREIMSAARLADFTYRFGGEEFVVIADGLAGDEALALAERIRHAIALAAAADPAGPLTVSIGLASSPGDGASYDALFMSAAGRLEQAKALGRNQVVGALR from the coding sequence ATGCCTGAACTGACCAACGTTCTGCTGCTGGCTGTCGATGCGCTGATCTACTTCGTGGCGCTCGCCGGCCTTCTGCGTCTCCGCGATCGCATCGGGCTCGGCCCGTTCTTCTGCGCGCTCGGCGTGCTGCACTTCCTCGAGACCTATCTCGCCAGCATCTTCTACGTCACGCTGCCGCTCGGCATCGTGACCTCGCCGGGCTCGACCGTTCTGTTCACCGGCAAGCTGATGTTGCTGCTGCTCCTTTACATCCGCGAGGACGCGGCGGTGGTGCGCCAGCCGATCTACGGCCTCATGTTTGGCAATGTGCTGGTGTTCGTGCTCGGCTTCGTGTTGCGCAACCACGGGCTGGCCTCGATGTCGGCCGGCCGCGGCGCGGATTTCGCCTTCCTCGACCAGATGGGCGGGCTGATGGTGTGGGGCACCGCCATCCTGTTTCTCGACTGCATCATCATCATCCTGCTGTACGAGCGCACGCGTGCCTGGTTCGGCGACCGGGTGTTTTCGCGGCTGCTGGTGGCGAGCGCCATGGTGCTGACCTTCGACCAGGTCGCGTTCTTTTTGGGGTTGAGCCTGCTCACCGGGGCCGGTTTGCCGGTGCTGATCGGCGGCTGGATCGCCAAGATGGGCGCGGTCGCGCTCTACAGTGTGTTCGGCACACTCTACCTCGTTTATTTCGACCGGCCGCATGGCCGCCAGGCTGCACCGCGTTTGCGCGACGTGTTCGACACGCTGACGTATCGCGAACGCTACGAGAGCCTGCTGTCTCGCACCGGCTGTGACGCGCTGACCGGCACGCTCGACCGTCATGCGCTGGAAACCTACGGCCGCCGCGCCGTCGATGGCGCCGCCGCCACGCAGCGGCCGCTGTCGTTGTTGCTGATCGACCTCGATCGCCTCAAAGCCGTCAATGAGCGCTTCGGCCGCGCTGCCGGCGATTGGCTGCTCAAGCTGACGGCGCGCGAGATCATGAGCGCGGCGCGGCTCGCCGATTTCACCTACCGCTTCGGCGGCGAGGAGTTTGTGGTGATCGCCGATGGGCTAGCCGGCGATGAAGCGCTGGCGCTGGCGGAGCGCATCCGCCACGCCATTGCGTTGGCGGCGGCCGCCGATCCGGCCGGTCCGCTCACGGTGTCGATTGGCCTTGCCAGTTCGCCCGGTGACGGTGCCAGCTATGACGCGCTGTTCATGAGCGCGGCCGGACGGCTCGAGCAGGCCAAGGCGCTGGGCCGCAACCAGGTGGTTGGCGCGCTGCGTTGA
- a CDS encoding cold-shock protein, giving the protein MATGTVKFFNTQKGYGFIQPDDGSKDVFVHITAVEKAGMRSLVEGQKISFEIVTERGKQAAGNLQPA; this is encoded by the coding sequence ATGGCTACCGGAACTGTGAAGTTCTTCAACACCCAGAAGGGCTACGGCTTCATTCAGCCGGATGATGGCTCGAAGGACGTGTTCGTCCACATCACCGCTGTTGAGAAGGCCGGCATGCGTTCGCTGGTCGAAGGCCAGAAGATCTCGTTCGAGATCGTCACCGAGCGCGGCAAGCAGGCCGCCGGTAACCTGCAGCCGGCCTGA